One Candidatus Polarisedimenticolia bacterium genomic window carries:
- a CDS encoding MBL fold metallo-hydrolase — MDSRWLSNAYLVGDRAGGSAVVVDSGAPLGPLLAALERHHLTLAAILTTHRHVDHVQGHPELSRRTGAAILALRPEAPHVSGATPLEAEEERTWGGLRVRAVPLPGHTEGHAGYLIEGVGLFTGDCLFAGSLGGTVGEGASGFEDARRAVARILSLPDGTPIHPGHSGPTTVGAEREGNPFIRAMTGRDAEGSGRCVALGRPARLVVLARDYDGGTKAWVRFDDGRDALVPGSRVRPDSA, encoded by the coding sequence ATGGATTCCCGCTGGCTGTCGAACGCGTATCTGGTCGGCGACCGGGCGGGAGGTTCCGCCGTGGTCGTGGACAGCGGCGCTCCGCTCGGCCCCCTCCTCGCGGCGCTCGAAAGGCACCATTTGACCCTGGCGGCAATCCTGACCACTCACCGGCACGTCGATCACGTCCAGGGCCATCCCGAGCTGTCCCGCAGGACCGGCGCGGCCATCCTCGCGCTCCGGCCGGAGGCGCCGCACGTCTCCGGGGCCACGCCGCTTGAGGCGGAGGAGGAACGGACCTGGGGCGGGCTGCGCGTGCGGGCGGTGCCGCTTCCCGGTCACACGGAGGGGCACGCCGGGTACCTGATCGAAGGGGTGGGCCTGTTCACGGGCGACTGCCTCTTCGCCGGATCTCTCGGGGGCACGGTCGGGGAGGGAGCCAGCGGCTTCGAGGATGCGCGCCGCGCGGTCGCGAGGATTCTCTCCCTCCCGGATGGGACGCCGATCCATCCGGGCCACTCCGGGCCGACGACGGTCGGGGCGGAGCGCGAGGGGAATCCGTTCATCAGGGCGATGACCGGCCGCGATGCCGAGGGGAGCGGGCGGTGCGTCGCACTGGGGCGGCCGGCGCGTCTCGTCGTCCTGGCCCGCGATTATGACGGTGGGACAAAGGCCTGGGTCCGATTCGACGACGGCCGGGACGCGCTGGTCCCCGGCAGCCGGGTGCGACCGGACTCCGCCTGA
- the surE gene encoding 5'/3'-nucleotidase SurE, with amino-acid sequence MEPVNILITNDDGYGAEGLKALEASLESLGTVWVVAPDREQSGQGHALTLNHPLRFHKRAPRQFVVQGTPTDCVYLAVHTILKDEARPRIVVSGINRGYNLGDDITYSGTVSAAFEATLMALPAFAISQEFGEGAPVDFEAGARFARRLADEVLERGMPPDTLLNVNVPRRRPRGVRITHQGKRLYPGGVIERLDPKGRVYYWIGGQSAEWEDDPRSDFAALEDGYISVTPLHLDLTNHKVMDQVRGWNLEIG; translated from the coding sequence ATGGAGCCCGTCAATATCCTGATCACGAACGACGACGGCTACGGCGCCGAAGGGTTGAAGGCGCTCGAAGCGAGCCTCGAGTCGCTCGGGACCGTGTGGGTCGTCGCGCCCGACCGCGAGCAGAGCGGCCAGGGACACGCCCTGACGCTGAACCACCCGCTCCGTTTCCACAAGCGGGCCCCCCGCCAATTCGTGGTCCAGGGGACGCCGACGGACTGCGTGTACCTGGCGGTGCACACGATCCTGAAGGATGAGGCGCGCCCGAGGATCGTGGTGAGCGGCATCAACCGGGGCTACAACCTGGGAGACGACATCACGTACTCGGGAACCGTCTCGGCCGCCTTCGAGGCCACGCTCATGGCCCTGCCCGCGTTCGCCATCTCCCAGGAGTTCGGGGAAGGAGCGCCGGTTGACTTCGAGGCGGGGGCGCGCTTCGCTCGACGGCTGGCCGATGAGGTGCTGGAGCGCGGCATGCCGCCCGACACGCTCCTGAACGTCAATGTTCCGAGGCGGCGCCCGCGCGGCGTGCGGATCACGCATCAGGGAAAGCGGCTCTACCCGGGCGGGGTGATCGAACGCCTGGATCCGAAGGGGCGTGTCTACTACTGGATCGGCGGCCAGTCGGCCGAGTGGGAAGACGACCCCCGGAGCGATTTCGCGGCCCTGGAGGATGGCTACATCTCGGTCACCCCGCTGCACCTGGATCTCACCAACCACAAGGTGATGGACCAGGTCAGGGGCTGGAACCTGGAGATCGGATAG
- a CDS encoding biotin carboxylase N-terminal domain-containing protein — MAPRPIRRLLIANRGEIAVRVARACRGLGITPVAVASEADRGALHTRQAAETVLIGAAPPADSYLRGDRLIAAALGHRCDAIHPGYGFLSQSAEFAEAVAAAGLIFIGPPPAAMRLMGDKIAARRAMAGAGVPIVPGFEGRGDEDEPALRREADRIGYPVLVKAAGGGGGRGMRVAGSPGELPEAIEAARRETEKAFADSRLFLEKQIVDARHVEVQILADSTGECVHLFERDCSIQRRFQKLVEESPSPLLDPSLREAMGVAAVRAARACGYVNAGTIEFLVGADRRFHFLEMNTRIQVEHPVTEWVTGVDLVEAQIRIAAGEPLPFRQAELRQAGHAIECRVNAEDPSRGFLPASGRILLAAFPEGPAIRVDRGVESGDRVSPHYDSLLAKIVVHADDRAAAIELMEQTLKSTAILGVETNLPHLRAILGHPVFRAGRATTAFVERDMAGWGPAPAAPGDEVLIVAALSELLPGAAVDAGAGGASPEGIDEEADAFSPWNRSDGFRPGSAA, encoded by the coding sequence ATGGCCCCCCGGCCGATCCGGAGACTCCTGATCGCCAACCGCGGGGAGATCGCCGTGCGCGTCGCGCGGGCCTGCCGCGGCCTGGGCATCACTCCGGTGGCCGTCGCCAGCGAAGCGGACCGCGGGGCCCTGCACACCCGCCAGGCGGCCGAGACGGTTCTCATCGGCGCCGCTCCTCCGGCCGACAGCTACCTGCGGGGCGATCGCCTGATCGCGGCCGCCCTCGGGCACCGTTGCGACGCCATCCACCCGGGCTACGGCTTCCTGTCGCAGAGCGCCGAGTTCGCCGAGGCGGTGGCCGCCGCCGGACTGATCTTCATCGGGCCGCCCCCCGCCGCCATGCGGCTGATGGGGGACAAGATCGCCGCCCGCCGCGCCATGGCGGGGGCCGGGGTCCCGATCGTCCCCGGATTCGAAGGACGGGGCGACGAGGACGAGCCGGCGCTGAGGCGCGAGGCGGACCGGATCGGGTATCCCGTGCTCGTCAAGGCGGCCGGGGGTGGAGGCGGCCGGGGGATGCGGGTCGCCGGCTCGCCCGGGGAGCTGCCGGAGGCGATCGAGGCCGCCCGGCGGGAGACCGAGAAGGCGTTCGCCGACAGCCGGTTGTTCCTGGAGAAACAGATCGTGGACGCCCGTCACGTCGAGGTGCAGATCCTGGCGGACTCCACGGGCGAATGCGTCCACCTGTTCGAGCGTGACTGTTCGATCCAGAGGCGCTTCCAGAAGCTCGTGGAGGAATCCCCCTCGCCCCTCCTGGACCCTTCGCTCCGGGAGGCGATGGGGGTGGCCGCCGTCCGGGCGGCGCGCGCCTGTGGTTACGTGAACGCCGGGACGATCGAATTCCTGGTCGGCGCGGACCGGCGATTCCATTTCCTGGAGATGAACACCCGGATCCAGGTGGAGCATCCGGTCACCGAATGGGTGACCGGCGTCGATCTCGTCGAGGCGCAGATCCGGATCGCGGCGGGGGAGCCGCTGCCCTTCCGGCAGGCCGAGCTGCGGCAGGCGGGTCACGCCATCGAGTGCCGCGTGAACGCGGAGGATCCCTCCCGGGGGTTCCTCCCGGCCAGCGGTCGCATCCTCCTGGCGGCGTTCCCGGAAGGGCCGGCGATCCGGGTGGACCGGGGCGTGGAGAGCGGGGATCGTGTGAGCCCCCACTACGATTCGCTGCTCGCCAAGATCGTCGTGCACGCGGACGATCGCGCTGCCGCCATCGAGCTCATGGAGCAGACCCTCAAGAGCACGGCCATCCTGGGGGTCGAGACCAACCTGCCACACCTGCGCGCCATCCTCGGCCACCCGGTGTTTCGCGCCGGCCGGGCCACGACCGCCTTCGTGGAACGCGACATGGCAGGCTGGGGGCCGGCGCCCGCCGCGCCCGGAGATGAGGTCCTGATCGTCGCCGCTCTGTCCGAGCTCCTGCCGGGGGCCGCGGTCGACGCCGGCGCAGGCGGCGCGTCCCCGGAGGGGATCGACGAGGAGGCGGACGCCTTCAGTCCGTGGAACCGCTCCGACGGTTTCAGGCCCGGGTCGGCGGCATGA
- a CDS encoding YfiR family protein — protein sequence MHQGEPTGSSRRRFRVPSRGPSSVVLLLALFALSSFPAAQESSADLEHQVKAAFLYNFARFVEWPPDTPSGEASFVIGILGSDATSLALEETVQGKSVGGRTIRVRPVKTQEEATQCHMLFVGSETPDRLARLLKAVRGSAVLTVGDSDTFAREGGIVNFVMQDHHVRFAVNTDAAERAGLKISSKLLQLAIIVHDEQGREETK from the coding sequence ATGCACCAGGGCGAGCCGACCGGCTCGAGTCGCCGACGTTTCCGCGTCCCTTCGCGCGGGCCGTCCTCCGTGGTTCTTCTCCTGGCTCTCTTCGCCCTGTCCTCTTTTCCGGCGGCTCAGGAGTCCTCGGCGGACCTTGAGCACCAGGTCAAGGCCGCATTTCTCTACAACTTCGCCCGATTCGTCGAGTGGCCGCCTGACACGCCGTCGGGCGAGGCCTCGTTCGTCATCGGCATCCTGGGCTCCGACGCCACCAGCCTCGCCCTGGAGGAGACCGTGCAGGGCAAGTCGGTCGGCGGCAGGACCATCCGCGTGCGCCCTGTGAAGACCCAGGAGGAAGCCACCCAGTGCCACATGCTCTTCGTCGGATCGGAGACCCCCGACCGGCTGGCCCGCCTTCTCAAGGCCGTGCGCGGCTCGGCGGTCCTCACGGTCGGGGACAGCGACACCTTCGCCCGCGAGGGCGGCATCGTCAACTTCGTCATGCAGGACCACCACGTGCGTTTCGCCGTGAACACCGACGCAGCCGAGCGCGCCGGACTGAAGATCAGCTCCAAGCTCTTGCAGCTCGCCATCATCGTCCACGATGAACAAGGCCGGGAGGAAACCAAATGA
- a CDS encoding DedA family protein, producing the protein MVTDVLKWIAAFITAAISGLGYFGVFLMMAIESAAIPLPSEIIMPFSGYLVYRGEFTLHGAAFWGALGCVFGSWAAYAVAAWGGRPVVERYGRYVLISRRDLEMSERLFARYGSPIIFVSRLLPVVRTFISLPAGLARMPLVRFSVYTFLGSYPFCYALAYVGYRLGEHWHSLEGTFRKFDILIGAVLLAGGVWWVRRHLSGDEASPGGAR; encoded by the coding sequence GTGGTCACCGACGTCCTGAAGTGGATCGCCGCCTTCATCACGGCCGCCATCAGCGGCCTGGGGTATTTCGGCGTGTTCCTCATGATGGCGATCGAGAGCGCCGCCATCCCCCTGCCCTCCGAGATCATCATGCCGTTCTCGGGGTACCTGGTGTATCGGGGAGAGTTCACCCTGCACGGCGCCGCGTTCTGGGGGGCTCTGGGATGCGTGTTCGGCTCGTGGGCGGCGTACGCGGTCGCGGCCTGGGGCGGCCGCCCCGTGGTGGAACGCTACGGCCGCTACGTGCTCATCTCGCGGCGCGACCTCGAGATGTCCGAGCGCCTGTTCGCGCGCTACGGCAGCCCGATCATCTTCGTCAGCCGGCTGCTGCCGGTGGTGCGCACCTTCATCTCGCTCCCCGCGGGCCTGGCGCGCATGCCGCTGGTCCGCTTCTCGGTGTACACCTTCCTTGGATCGTATCCCTTCTGCTATGCGCTGGCCTATGTGGGCTACAGGCTGGGAGAGCACTGGCACAGCCTCGAGGGCACCTTCCGGAAATTCGACATCCTGATCGGCGCCGTGCTGCTCGCCGGCGGCGTGTGGTGGGTTCGCCGGCACCTGTCCGGGGACGAGGCCTCCCCCGGAGGAGCCCGCTGA
- a CDS encoding CoA ester lyase, with protein sequence MSPATTRSRPSTAAARRHATGPSRPRRALLFCPATEPGKAEKAARLQVDGVILDLEDGVALGRKEEARREAARALSSLDFGRAERLVRVNPEEEGLEEDVRITGEARLPPDAYVLPKAESPEAIRRLSRLLSRIERRHRLPGRTIRILAIIETARGVVRLESIAASDPRMVALLFGAEDLCGDLGGVRMRDGRDMLYARSAVAIHAAARRLQAIDTPFVDLDDEAGLVAETRDALSLGYSGKLAIHPSQIAPIHGVFTPGPDEIRAAQRLLDEHQRHQSEGKGVFVMEGRMIDMPMVRAARAVLARARLTGIEPQS encoded by the coding sequence GTGAGTCCGGCGACGACGCGGTCCCGCCCGTCGACTGCCGCCGCGCGTCGCCACGCCACCGGCCCCTCCCGACCGCGGCGGGCGCTGCTCTTCTGTCCCGCCACCGAGCCTGGAAAAGCCGAGAAGGCGGCGAGGCTTCAGGTCGACGGCGTCATCCTCGATCTCGAGGATGGCGTGGCCCTCGGGCGCAAGGAGGAGGCGCGCCGCGAGGCGGCACGCGCCCTGTCCAGCCTCGATTTCGGGCGCGCCGAACGCCTGGTGCGGGTCAATCCCGAAGAGGAGGGTCTCGAGGAGGACGTCCGGATCACCGGCGAGGCCCGTCTGCCGCCGGATGCCTACGTCCTCCCGAAAGCCGAATCACCCGAAGCCATCCGAAGGCTCTCCCGCCTCCTGTCCCGGATCGAACGACGGCACCGGCTGCCCGGGCGGACGATTCGAATCCTCGCCATCATCGAGACCGCGCGGGGGGTGGTCCGGCTGGAATCGATCGCCGCCTCCGACCCGCGGATGGTGGCGCTCCTGTTCGGCGCCGAGGATCTCTGCGGCGATCTGGGGGGCGTGCGGATGCGCGACGGACGGGACATGCTCTATGCCCGGAGCGCCGTGGCGATCCACGCGGCCGCCCGGCGGCTGCAGGCCATCGACACGCCGTTCGTCGACCTCGACGACGAAGCCGGCCTGGTGGCCGAGACGCGCGACGCCCTGTCCCTCGGGTACTCGGGGAAGCTCGCCATCCACCCGTCCCAGATCGCCCCCATCCACGGCGTGTTCACCCCGGGCCCCGACGAGATCCGTGCGGCGCAGCGCCTGCTCGACGAGCACCAGCGGCACCAGAGCGAGGGGAAGGGGGTGTTCGTCATGGAGGGGCGGATGATCGACATGCCGATGGTGCGCGCCGCGCGGGCGGTCCTGGCGCGCGCGCGACTGACCGGGATCGAGCCTCAGTCCTGA
- a CDS encoding biotin/lipoyl-containing protein, whose product MEPLRRFQARVGGMIVHYRVQGQVRTVSIERSTEGYRVVLDGRPARVALRHVRGPRVEILIDGRLCGAYAVRDHDRRVVQLDGSDPVTLERTIPGRDGIPTTPAGEGLVAAVMDGQVVAVGAKEGDLVPAGAALVVLEAMKMEIRVVAPFAGRVRRLHCAPGDVVERGRTLVEIEPAGAAQPGCQD is encoded by the coding sequence GTGGAACCGCTCCGACGGTTTCAGGCCCGGGTCGGCGGCATGATCGTCCACTACCGCGTGCAGGGGCAGGTCCGCACGGTGAGCATCGAGCGTTCGACGGAGGGGTACCGGGTCGTCCTCGACGGCCGGCCGGCACGGGTGGCGCTCCGCCACGTCCGGGGGCCGCGCGTGGAGATCCTGATCGACGGGCGTCTCTGTGGCGCGTACGCGGTGCGGGATCACGATCGACGCGTCGTCCAGCTCGACGGAAGCGACCCGGTGACCCTGGAGCGCACGATTCCCGGCCGCGACGGGATTCCCACCACGCCCGCGGGCGAGGGCCTCGTCGCCGCCGTCATGGACGGGCAGGTCGTGGCCGTGGGAGCGAAAGAAGGAGACCTCGTGCCGGCGGGAGCCGCCCTCGTCGTCCTCGAGGCGATGAAAATGGAGATTCGTGTGGTGGCGCCGTTCGCGGGCAGGGTGAGACGGCTCCACTGCGCCCCGGGAGACGTCGTCGAACGGGGCCGGACCCTCGTCGAGATCGAGCCGGCGGGAGCGGCGCAGCCCGGCTGTCAGGACTGA
- a CDS encoding carboxyl transferase domain-containing protein: protein MTPIESKIRTTDPDYKTNESANRALAVELRERLEAVRRGGDAQAHERHASQGKMFVRDRIDRLLDPGSPFLELSPLAAWDMYGGEAPAAGLVTGIGRVSGRECLVVANDATVKGGTYFPITVKKHLRAQEVAEQNRLPCLYLVDSGGAFLPLQAEVFPDRDHFGRIFYNQARMSALGIPQIAVVMGSCTAGGAYVPAMSDETLIVRGTGTIFLGGPPLVKAATGVDVTAEELGGADVHTRRSGVADHWAADDDDALQQARAIVATLNARKRVTVDRAVPEEPRCDPQELYGVVPRNLREVYDVREVIARIVDGSNMREFKARYGTTLVCGFARIEGYPVGILANNGVLFSESALKGTHFIELCAARGIPILFLQNITGFMVGREYEQGGIAKDGAKLVHAVANAAVPRLTVIIGGSFGAGNYGMCGRAYAPRFLFMWPNARIGVMGKEQAASVLLTVQQDQRARRGEPALSAAEAEAFTRPILERYEREGSPYYSTARLWDDGVLDPPETRRVLGLALSACLNAPVEASRFGVFRM, encoded by the coding sequence ATGACTCCGATCGAATCGAAGATCCGCACCACCGATCCCGACTACAAGACGAATGAATCGGCCAACCGGGCGCTCGCGGTCGAGTTGCGCGAACGCCTGGAAGCGGTCCGTCGCGGGGGGGATGCGCAGGCCCACGAGCGCCACGCCTCGCAGGGGAAGATGTTCGTGCGCGATCGGATCGATCGCCTTCTCGACCCGGGATCGCCGTTCCTGGAGCTGTCACCCCTGGCGGCGTGGGACATGTACGGGGGGGAGGCGCCGGCGGCCGGCCTGGTCACCGGCATCGGGCGTGTCAGCGGCCGCGAGTGCCTGGTCGTCGCCAACGACGCCACGGTGAAGGGCGGGACCTATTTCCCGATCACCGTGAAGAAGCACCTGCGGGCCCAGGAGGTCGCGGAGCAGAACCGGCTGCCCTGTCTCTATCTGGTGGACTCGGGAGGGGCGTTCCTGCCGCTGCAGGCGGAAGTCTTTCCCGACCGCGATCACTTCGGCCGCATCTTCTACAACCAGGCGCGCATGAGCGCCCTCGGCATCCCGCAGATTGCCGTGGTCATGGGCTCGTGCACCGCCGGGGGGGCCTACGTTCCGGCGATGAGCGACGAGACCCTGATCGTCCGCGGGACCGGCACGATCTTTCTCGGAGGCCCGCCCCTGGTCAAGGCCGCCACGGGTGTCGACGTGACCGCCGAGGAGCTGGGCGGAGCCGACGTCCACACGCGCCGGTCCGGGGTGGCGGACCACTGGGCGGCGGATGACGATGATGCGCTGCAGCAGGCGCGCGCCATCGTGGCCACGCTGAACGCGCGCAAGAGGGTCACTGTGGATCGGGCCGTCCCGGAGGAGCCGCGCTGCGATCCTCAGGAGCTCTACGGGGTCGTGCCGAGGAACCTGCGCGAGGTGTACGACGTGCGCGAGGTCATCGCGCGCATCGTGGACGGCAGCAACATGAGGGAGTTCAAGGCGCGCTACGGGACGACGCTGGTCTGCGGCTTCGCGCGGATCGAGGGATACCCGGTCGGCATTCTTGCCAACAACGGCGTGCTGTTCAGCGAGAGCGCGCTCAAGGGGACGCATTTCATCGAACTCTGCGCCGCCCGCGGCATCCCGATTCTCTTCCTGCAGAACATCACGGGCTTCATGGTCGGCAGGGAATACGAGCAGGGGGGCATCGCCAAGGACGGCGCCAAGCTCGTCCACGCGGTGGCCAACGCGGCGGTTCCCCGGCTCACGGTGATCATCGGCGGCAGCTTCGGCGCCGGCAACTACGGCATGTGCGGTCGCGCCTATGCGCCGCGGTTCCTGTTCATGTGGCCGAACGCCCGCATCGGCGTGATGGGGAAGGAGCAGGCGGCCAGCGTGCTGCTCACCGTGCAGCAGGATCAGCGCGCCCGGCGCGGGGAGCCCGCGCTGAGCGCGGCGGAGGCGGAGGCCTTCACGCGGCCGATCCTGGAGCGCTACGAGCGCGAGGGCAGCCCCTACTACTCCACGGCCCGGTTGTGGGACGACGGCGTTCTGGATCCCCCGGAGACCCGGCGCGTCCTGGGGCTGGCCCTCTCCGCCTGCCTGAATGCGCCGGTCGAGGCCTCGCGCTTCGGCGTGTTCCGGATGTGA
- a CDS encoding MaoC family dehydratase codes for MPGKHFEDLAPGQRLRHAIGRTVTEADNTLFCALTMNTQPLHLNRDFAARSEFGQRIVNGIFTLGLVVGLTVPDLTEGTIVANLSYDRVVHPNPVFLGDTIYAETEVLETRPSSSRPDRGIVRLRHRGLNQDGTVVVEIERSVLFLRRPAP; via the coding sequence ATGCCCGGCAAGCATTTCGAAGATCTGGCGCCCGGACAGCGCCTGCGTCACGCCATCGGCCGGACGGTCACCGAGGCCGACAACACGCTCTTCTGCGCCCTGACGATGAACACGCAGCCGCTGCACCTGAACCGGGATTTCGCCGCCAGGTCGGAATTCGGCCAGCGCATCGTCAACGGCATCTTCACGCTCGGGCTGGTGGTCGGCCTGACGGTCCCGGACCTCACCGAGGGGACCATCGTCGCCAACCTCAGCTACGATCGGGTGGTGCATCCGAACCCGGTCTTTCTCGGGGACACGATCTACGCCGAGACCGAGGTCCTCGAGACCCGGCCGTCGTCCTCCCGGCCCGATCGCGGCATCGTGCGCCTGCGGCACCGCGGGCTGAACCAGGACGGCACGGTGGTGGTCGAGATCGAGCGCTCCGTCCTGTTCCTGAGGCGTCCGGCGCCGTGA
- a CDS encoding HRDC domain-containing protein, with protein MPDAPYVWIDTPRDLERAADSLSRADALAVDTEADSFYHYFHKCCLIQIADAETVYLVDPLALKRLEPLGEALGSRRNVKVLHAAEQDVLYLRRDFSFHLEPLFDTMIAAQLLGKKGIGLASLLLAHFEVKLDKGSQRDDWSCRPLNERQKIYAAEDVRHLIRLRDALRGELEALGRLAWAEEEFGLVARRAWEPRVFDPDMFWGVKGARDLAPREAAVLRELYAMRDRRAVEADLSPFRIISDEALLALAKKSPRHGDDLGGIRGVTPLVRRRIGEEILQAVSAGLAVPESDLPAPPRGQPRGNRRSALFQARLERLRGWRKERAASLGIDPGVLFPQSTLEALAASGPRAFEAPEQIPGLRAWRADLIRGDAARLLG; from the coding sequence ATGCCCGACGCTCCCTACGTCTGGATCGACACGCCCCGCGATCTCGAGCGGGCCGCGGACTCGCTGTCCCGGGCGGACGCCCTCGCCGTGGACACCGAGGCCGACTCGTTCTATCACTATTTCCACAAGTGCTGCCTCATCCAGATCGCGGACGCAGAGACGGTCTATCTCGTCGATCCCCTGGCCCTGAAGCGCCTGGAGCCGCTCGGCGAGGCGCTGGGGTCGAGGCGCAACGTCAAGGTCCTCCACGCCGCCGAGCAGGATGTCCTGTACCTGAGGCGCGACTTCAGCTTCCACCTCGAGCCGCTCTTCGACACGATGATCGCCGCGCAGCTCCTGGGCAAGAAGGGGATCGGCCTTGCGAGCCTCCTCCTGGCGCATTTCGAGGTCAAGCTGGACAAGGGATCGCAGCGCGACGACTGGTCGTGCCGGCCCCTGAACGAGCGGCAGAAGATCTACGCGGCCGAGGACGTGCGCCACCTCATCCGGCTGCGCGACGCGTTGCGCGGTGAGCTGGAGGCCCTCGGGAGGCTGGCGTGGGCCGAGGAGGAATTCGGGCTGGTCGCCCGGCGCGCCTGGGAGCCGCGGGTGTTCGATCCGGACATGTTCTGGGGGGTCAAGGGCGCCCGCGACCTCGCGCCGCGCGAGGCCGCGGTCCTGCGCGAGCTCTACGCCATGCGCGATCGTCGCGCGGTCGAGGCCGATCTGTCCCCCTTCCGGATCATCTCGGACGAAGCGCTGCTTGCGCTGGCGAAGAAATCGCCCCGGCACGGCGACGATCTGGGAGGCATTCGCGGCGTCACGCCCCTGGTCCGCCGCCGGATCGGAGAGGAGATCCTCCAGGCCGTGAGCGCCGGACTTGCGGTCCCCGAATCCGACCTGCCCGCGCCCCCGCGCGGACAGCCGCGCGGCAACCGGCGCTCGGCGCTGTTCCAGGCGCGCCTGGAGCGCCTGCGCGGATGGCGCAAGGAGCGCGCCGCATCCCTGGGCATCGACCCCGGCGTCCTCTTTCCCCAGTCCACGCTCGAGGCGCTCGCGGCTTCGGGTCCCAGGGCCTTCGAGGCCCCCGAGCAGATCCCGGGCCTGCGCGCCTGGAGGGCCGATCTCATCCGGGGGGACGCCGCCCGCCTGCTCGGCTGA